In Grus americana isolate bGruAme1 chromosome 4, bGruAme1.mat, whole genome shotgun sequence, one genomic interval encodes:
- the SCOC gene encoding short coiled-coil protein isoform X1, protein MMNADMDAVEAENQVELEEKTRLINQVLELQHTLEDLSARVDAVKEENLKLKSENQVLGQYIENLMSASSVFQTTDTKSKRK, encoded by the exons ATGATGAATGCCGACATGGATG CTGTTGAGGCTGAAAATCAGGTGGAATTAGAAGAGAAAACACGGCTTATTAACCAAGTTTTGGAACTGCAGCACACACTTGAAG ATCTCTCAGCACGAGTAGATGCTGTTAAGGAAGAAAACTTgaaactgaaatcagaaaaCCAAGTTCTTGGACAGTATATAGAAAATCTGATGTCAGCGTCTAGTGTTTTCCAAACAACTGACactaaaagcaaaaggaagtaA